Within Actinosynnema pretiosum, the genomic segment CGCTGAAGGAACGCGTGGCGGACCGGCGCTACGACCCGCTGGTGTGGTTGGGCAACAAGCTGTTCCGCAGGTCCTGAGGCAGCGGCTCGCGCGCGGCCAGCCACTCCGGCGGGACGGGCGCGCGGACGACGCCGCCCACCATCGCGGCGGTGGTGTCCACGTCCCCGCCCGCGCGCACGCAGGCGCCGATCGCGGCGCGGTAGTCGTGCGCGTGGGTGGCGGCGATCCACAGGACGAGCGGGACGCTGGTGAGCGCGGTGGGGCGGGAACCGTTGCCGAGGTGGTGGACGGCTTCCTCCGGCGAGCGGCCCAGCAGGCTCTCGGCGAGCGCGACGGCGTCGCGGACCGCGCCGGGCCGCAACCGGTCCAGCGCCGCCTCGAACACCGCGTCCGGGCGCGCGGCGGCGAGCGCGACCGCCACCGCGCCGTCAACGCCCTCGGGGTGCGCGTGGGTGACCTCGGCGGAGCGGGTGGCCTGCTCGACCACGGCGTCCAGGTCGTCGGCGAAGAACGCGCCGACCGGGGCGACGCGCATCGCGGCCCCGTTGCCGAGCGACCCGCCGCCGAACGCGCCGGCCGCGGCCTCGCGCCAGGGGACGCCGTCGCGGAGCCGGCGCAGGATCGTGATCGCGCCGGGGCCGTAACCCCGGTACGGGTCGCAGTGCTCGGCGAACGCGGCGGCCAGGCGGTCCTGCACGATCTCGCCCCGGTCGCGCAGCTCGGCGGTGACCAGGCAGGCCATCTGGGTGTCGTCGGTCCACGGCCACGGGGGCGGGCCGGGGGTGAGGGTCTCGGGGGAGGTGCCGGGGACGAAGAACTGGGCGCCGAAGGCGTCGCCGGTGGAGAGGCCGTCGAGTGAGGTCAGGGCTTCGGGTAGGGGCATGGTGGGGGTGATGCTAGGGCTGTTGTCGGGTGCTCAGCGGATCAACCCCTTGGCCAGCACCGCAGCCGCCGCGACAGCCGGGGAGGTGCGGTTGGCCTGCCTGCCAGGTTTCTTCCGGGGGTGCAGGTCCGGGACGCGCCGGGCCGCCGCCAGCGCCGCCGCGTCGTCCGCGCGCAGCAGCGCTTCGGCGATCCGCAGGTGGTCCCCCCTCGGCGTCCCGGCCAGCTCCGCGGCCATGACCGCGACCTCGTGCGCGACCACCCGGCCCGGTTCCGGGTGCAGACCGGCCAGGCACGCCAGCAGGTAGCGGACGGCGGGCGGTTCGACGGCCCAGCGGAGCAGCAGCGGGGGGAGCGCGCCGGCCACCGCAGCGTGCACGTCCTGGGTCCACTCGGCCGCGATCGGGAACGGGTAGGGGCGCCAGTCGCTCACCAGGCTCTGCGGCCAGAGGCCGGAGAAGTGGACGAGGTCGCGGAGCAGGTGCTCGCGCTGCTCGGCGGACGCGGAGGGGACCAGCGCCGCCAGGAAGGGCATCGTGGGCGCGGTCGCCGGGTAGCAGGTGCCTTGGTGCACCAGGTGCTCGCCCAGTTCCCGCCACAGGTCGTCCCAGTTCGGCGGGCGCCGCGCCAGCGCGCGGAGCAGCACGGGGACCTCCGGCGCGCCGCCGTCGTCGTCCAACCCGGCCCAGTCCACCTCGTCCAGGCCGGGCAGGTCGCTCGCGCCGCTCACACCCGCTCCAGCGCGGCGGCCAGGCGGTCGTGGGCCACGCGCAGGCCGCGCTCGGACGGTGGCGCGGTCAGCACGTCGCCGTCCAGGCACGGTTCGAACTCGCGCACGTCCTCCAGGGGCAGGCCGACCGCCAGCAGGCAGCGGGTGTTCCCGACCCGCGTCACCGCCGCGTGCGGGTAGGCGCGGTAGCCGTTGGTGGCGCGGGTCGAGGTCAGCAGGCCGGTCTGCTCGTAGTGCCGCAGGGCGCGCGGGGTGGTCCCGGTGGCGGTCGCCAGTTCTCCGATCAGCACCGGGGCATTGTGCTACGCGCCCACCGCCGCGCCGCCGTCCACGGGCAGCACGACCCCGGCGGTGAACGGCGCGCGGGCCAGGTGCGCGAGCGGCTCGATGTCGTTCCCCAGGGTGCAGGAGCACGAGCGAACGGGGTGGGCGCCGGCTCGAAAGCCCGTGCCCACCCCGCTGTTCAGCTCAAGCGCTCAGCGATCAGCTGCAGCCCGACGTCGACCCGCAGCCCTCGCACAGGTAGCACGACCCCGCGGGCCGCATCTTCGTGCCGCAGGTCATGCACAGCGGCGCGTCCGCGACCGTGCCCAGGCGCAGCTCCAGCAGTTCCGTGGAGCTGCCCACCCGCGCGGGCGGCTCGGTCGTCGCGGGCTTCGACTCCGGCTCGCGGGTCGGGGTCGCGTCGACCGTCGTGCGCAGGCCCTCCAGGTCCACGTCGGCGCCCGGCGTGCCGTAGTCCGCGTTGACCTGCGCGGTGCGCTCCTCGGCGGTGAAGATGCCGAGCTGGGCGCGCTTGTCGTGCGGCAGGTAGTCCAGGGCCAGCCTGCGGAACAGGTAGTCCAGGACGCTCGTCGCGATGCGCACGTCCGGGTCGTCCGTCATGCCCGCGGGCTCGAAGCGCAGGTTCTGGAACTTCGAGACGTAGAACTCCAGCGGGATGCCGTACTGCAGGCCCACCGAGATCGACATCGAGAAGGCGTCCATCACGCCCGCCAGGGTCGAGCCCTGCTTGCCCAGCTTGACGAACACCTCGCCGAGGCCGTCGTCCGGGTAGGAGCCCGCGTGCAGGTAGCCCTCGGCGCCGCCGACGGTGAACGACACCGTCTGCGACGGGCGCTTCTTCGGCAGGCGCTTGCGCACCGGGCGGTACTCGATCACCGTCTCCGGCGCCTTCTCGGCGGCGGTCGACGCCTTCGCGGCCTTGCCCGCCGACAGCGGCTGGCCGACCTTGCAGTTGTCGCGGTAGATGGCCAGCGCCTTCAGGCCCATCTTCCAGCCCTGGTAGTAGACCTCCTCGACCTCCTCGACGGTCGCCGTCTCCGGCATGTTGACCGTCTTTGAGATCGCGCCGGACAGGAACGGCTGCACGGCCGCCATCATCCGGACGTGGCCCATCGGCGTGATGGAGCGCTCGCCCATCGCGCAGTCGAACACCTCGTAGTGCTCCGGCTTCAGGCTGGGCGCGTCCACGACGTGGCCGTGCTCGCCGATGTGCTCGACGATGGCCTCGACCTGCTCGGTCGGGTAGCCCAGCGCGGACAGCGCGCGCGGCACGGTCTGGTTCACGATCTGCATCGACCCGCCGCCGACCAGCTTCTTGAACTTGACCAGCGCCAGGTCCGGCTCGATGCCGGTGGTGTCGCAGTCCATCATCAGGCCGATGGTGCCGGTGGGGGCGAGCACGCTGGCCTGCGCGTTGCGCCAGCCGTTGAGCGCGCCGATCTCCTGGCACCTCTGCCACTCCGCCGTCGCCAGCGAGCGCGTGTTGGCGTCGTTGGCGTGCAGCGTGCGGATCTCGTCGTTGGCCGCCGCGTGCTTGCGGATGATCCGCTTGTGCGACTCGGCGTTGCGCGCGTAGCCGTCGTACGGGCCGACGACGCCCGCGAGCTCGGCGGACCGGCGGTAGGACACCGCCTGCATCAGCGAGGTGATGGACGCGGCTAGCGCCCGGCCGCCCTCGGAGTCGTACGCGTGGCCGGTGGCCATGAGCAGCGCGCCCAGGTTCGCGTAGCCGATGCCCAGCTGGCGGAACGCCCGCGTGGTCTCGCCGATGGCGGGGGTCGGGAAGTCCGCGAAGCAGATCGAGATGTCCATCGCGGTGATGATCAGCTCGACCGAGCGGGCGAACAGGTCGGCGTTGAACGAGCCGTCGTCACCCAGGAACTTCATCAGGTTCAGCGACGCCAGGTTGCAGCTGGAGTTGTCCAGGTGCATGTACTCCGAGCACGGGTTGGACGCGGTGATCCGGCCCGACTCCGGCGTGGTGTGCCAGTCGTTGATGGTGCCGTCGTACTGGATGCCGGGGTCGGCGCACTCCCACGCCGCCTGCGCCAGCTTGCGGAACAGCGACTTGGCGTCGACGGTCTCGATGACCTCGCCGGTGCCGCGCGAGCGCAGCCCGAACTCCTTGCCCTCCTCGAACGCGCGCATGAACTCGTCCGAGACGCGCACCGAGTTGTTGGCGTTCTGGTACTGCACGGAGACGATGTCCGAGCCGCCCAGGTCCATGTCGAACCCGGCGTCCCGCAGCGCGCGGATCTTGTCCTCCTCGCGCGCCTTCGTCTGGATGAACTCCTCCACGTCCGGGTGGTCCACGTCCAGCACGACCA encodes:
- a CDS encoding ADP-ribosylglycohydrolase family protein translates to MPLPEALTSLDGLSTGDAFGAQFFVPGTSPETLTPGPPPWPWTDDTQMACLVTAELRDRGEIVQDRLAAAFAEHCDPYRGYGPGAITILRRLRDGVPWREAAAGAFGGGSLGNGAAMRVAPVGAFFADDLDAVVEQATRSAEVTHAHPEGVDGAVAVALAAARPDAVFEAALDRLRPGAVRDAVALAESLLGRSPEEAVHHLGNGSRPTALTSVPLVLWIAATHAHDYRAAIGACVRAGGDVDTTAAMVGGVVRAPVPPEWLAAREPLPQDLRNSLLPNHTSGS
- a CDS encoding MerR family transcriptional regulator, which encodes MLIGELATATGTTPRALRHYEQTGLLTSTRATNGYRAYPHAAVTRVGNTRCLLAVGLPLEDVREFEPCLDGDVLTAPPSERGLRVAHDRLAAALERV
- a CDS encoding vitamin B12-dependent ribonucleotide reductase, producing the protein MTETVGGSRKKTANRNGAGGKQAGLVVERVHTTAGTHPYDEVTWEQRDVVMTNWRDGSINFEQRGVEFPSFWSVNATNIVTSKYFRGAVGSAVRESSLRQLIDRVVKSYVEAGVKHAYFATETDAEVFEHELTWMLLHQVFSFNSPVWFNVGTASPQQVSACFILSVDDTMESILNWYREEGLIFKGGSGAGLNLSRIRSSKELLSSGGTASGPVSFMRGADASAGTIKSGGATRRAAKMVVLDVDHPDVEEFIQTKAREEDKIRALRDAGFDMDLGGSDIVSVQYQNANNSVRVSDEFMRAFEEGKEFGLRSRGTGEVIETVDAKSLFRKLAQAAWECADPGIQYDGTINDWHTTPESGRITASNPCSEYMHLDNSSCNLASLNLMKFLGDDGSFNADLFARSVELIITAMDISICFADFPTPAIGETTRAFRQLGIGYANLGALLMATGHAYDSEGGRALAASITSLMQAVSYRRSAELAGVVGPYDGYARNAESHKRIIRKHAAANDEIRTLHANDANTRSLATAEWQRCQEIGALNGWRNAQASVLAPTGTIGLMMDCDTTGIEPDLALVKFKKLVGGGSMQIVNQTVPRALSALGYPTEQVEAIVEHIGEHGHVVDAPSLKPEHYEVFDCAMGERSITPMGHVRMMAAVQPFLSGAISKTVNMPETATVEEVEEVYYQGWKMGLKALAIYRDNCKVGQPLSAGKAAKASTAAEKAPETVIEYRPVRKRLPKKRPSQTVSFTVGGAEGYLHAGSYPDDGLGEVFVKLGKQGSTLAGVMDAFSMSISVGLQYGIPLEFYVSKFQNLRFEPAGMTDDPDVRIATSVLDYLFRRLALDYLPHDKRAQLGIFTAEERTAQVNADYGTPGADVDLEGLRTTVDATPTREPESKPATTEPPARVGSSTELLELRLGTVADAPLCMTCGTKMRPAGSCYLCEGCGSTSGCS